The DNA region AGATAGCCGGCATTCTGCGAGCAGACGGGGGTCATTGGGTCGGAGACGGGTTCCCCGTCAGATCATTGTTTTCCTACCACCATGATAGTGCGGACGTCAGCCCGTTCCTGCTGTTTGATTACGCGGGCCCGCATCGGTTCAGCCCCACCGACCAGCCGCGAGGCGTGGGGCAGCATCCTCATCGAGGATTTGAAACCGTGACGATCGTCTATGACGGTGAAGTGGCCCATCGTGATTCGGCTGGGAACGGAGGGACGATCGGACCAGGCGACGTGCAATGGATGACCGCGGCCCGCGGCATCATTCATGAGGAATTCCATTCGCCGAATTACAGCAAAACAGGAGGCCCCTTTCGGATGGTCCAACTGTGGGTCAATCTGCCGGCGAAGGATAAAATGAGCCCTCCCGGCTACCAGGCAATCACCAGCGCAGACATTCCGGTCGTCCCCTTAACGGGTGGAACGGCGCGTATCATCGCGGGTGAATTTCGCGGCGCCCATGGACCAGCTCGCACCTTTACACCGGTGAACCTCTGGGATGTGCGACTCGATCAAGCAACCGATCTCACGCTGGACTTTCCAGAAGGGCACAATGTCATGCTGGCGGTGCTCTCGGGAAGCGTGCTCATTAACGGGACGCAAAAGGCGAATGAGGCAGAGATCGTTCGGCTTGAGCGCGACGGAAAGGACATCACGATCCATACTGATGGCGAGGCGATCGTGCTCATTCTGACAGGCACGCCTATCGACGAACCGGTAGTGGGCTACGGCCCATTTGTCATGAACACGCAGGAGGAAATTCGGCAAGCCGCACTTGATTTCAACAGCGGCCGCTTTGGGCAAGTCACCGCGCCGCAACCAACTGCCCGGTAAGCCTCCTGTGCCAGGATGGTGCGGAGCGGTCGGTCACGCGACGGCGCTCAATCTCCTCGGTGATGGCGGAGGTTTTCCATCCGATCGGAAACCTCCGCCATCACGGCTCACAGGATTACTTCATATGCTTCGCGAAGAAGGCGAGAATTTTCTCAGGGTATCGTCCAAAGTAGTTGTAGCCATCCCTGAAGCGGTGGGTCATATCCTCAACCCAGATCATCTCCTTCTCCTTACTCCCAAGCATCTCGAACGTCTTCTGCCCGTCTTCCGGGTTCTTGGTCCACGCGTCGTTCTGCACCTGAAGCGACAAGTTAGGCATGGTGACCTTCGACGCATAGAGCTGCCCGGCCATCTCGGCAGCCGGGAAAGCGCCCATCTTCAGGAGCTCTAGATCAATGAGCTCCTGATACTGCGCAACCTTCAGCAACTCCGAAAACGCCTGAAAGACCGCCGTCATCGAAGGGACCAGCGGGCTGCACATACACGTGACGTTGGCAAAGAGTTCCGGACGCCTGGCAATGGCATTGTACTGCGAGATGCCGCCCATGCACTGACCGTAGAGTCCGACGGTCATCTTGCTGAGCTGCGGATGATTGTCCACATACTCTTTCACGCCCACACAGTCACGCCACTCCCACTGGCCGATCCCGCAAACACCATTGTTGGCAGCACCGCTGTTGCCGTGATTGCGGAAGTCATAGGTGAGCACATTGTCCCCGGCCTCGATCAGATGCTTATACTGAATGACGAAGTCGATTTCGACCGCTTCAAAGTTGCTCCACGGCTCGCCGAAATGCCCGGGGAATCCCGCGCGGCACATGGGCAACGCGCGATTGAAGATGATGAGTTTATTGCTCTCCCCGCCGTTGGCCGGGATGTATCAGGCTTTAAACGGCGTGCCGTCATCCGATAGGATCGTCAGGTCACGCCATCCCTTTAAATCATAGTCCTTCGGCGTTTTGAAGAGGAAACTGCGCGGCGTTTTGACGATGTTGGTCATCCCCTTGGCCTTCGCATAGTCTTCTTGGGAAATAGTCTTGAGGTGCTCTAAGGCCTTGTCCATTCTCTCTTTGGATATTCTCCCCATCATGACACCTCCTGTGATGTGAGTAACGATGCCTCCTGGCATACCCCTGCGTACACACGGAATGGAAACTCATTGAACTGGACTTGGGCTCGACTTTACCCGTAACTCTGTCTCCTTGATGAACCATTCTCAATCGATTATGTCGACCATTTCATCCGGACTGATTTGCTGCGTCATGCGGCCGCGACGGACGAATTGATGCTCGAACGATTGCACCCCTTGCTCCATGATCGTAGCCCTGAAGACATCGCTAATGCAGGCTCGAACTGACTAACGTAATCGGCTTCTCGCCGTCCCTGTGAGCCAAGCTAAATTTTGCTCAAGATGGAGATCATCTTCCTTAGCCCTGACCGACTTCTTTGAGAAGAGCCTTGGCCGCCGCCTTGCCGACATTATTGGAAGCAAAAGGACTGTCGCCCGTGATGAGCTTTCTATCCTGATGTGTTTGGCCTGTGATGTCGCTGTTGAGAATTTCCACACCAAGTTCTTTTAGCTTTTCGCCGATGAACCACGGCAACGAGCCAGGCATGTACCCAATCTCAGGAGTCTTCTTGTCGATGGCGTCCGGGAAGACGCAAATCTTGTATCCCTTGAAGATGTAGGTGTCCTTCGATTCGCCGACCGCCGCCGCCAGCAGTGATGCCGGGCCATGGCAGAGCGAAATAATATGCTTGTCCTTGTTCATCGCCCACTTCAGGACGGCTTTTACTTCCGAACTCTGTGGAATGCCTACCAGGGCACCGTGGCCACCGGGGATGAATACACCGATATAATGAGAGTCGTTGCCAAGATTCCGTTCGATCACGTCAGACAATTTGAGCGGGCGTTTCATTTTGTCGAGATATTCGTGGTAGATGTTCTGGACTGCCTCGTCCTCCTTCGGCAGCGCCCAGAGTTCCAGCTTGACGGGATTCCCCGACAACGTGGCGATGTCAAAGTCGAACCCGGCTTTATGCAGGTGATACATCGGCAGCAACATCTCGACGGGATGGTTGCCGGTCGAGAACATCGTGCCGTTTTGCATCAACAGATATCGCTCGTCTGTGGCGATAATCAGTACCTTCCATTTGCCTCCCCGGTAGGCGTTTGGGTAGTCCGTGCCGTCAAGATCGGATTTTGCTGACGTGAATTTTCCCAACGAGTAGGGAGAAGGAAAGAAGGCGTTGTCTTCGGCCTGATCGGGAGTGGGTCGTTTGTCGAGTTCTTCGGTCGCCATGGCTTCCTCCTTGTAATGATGTTGTGTTCAATGACGCAGCTAAACCGCATGCAACAGAAGGCGGCGTTCCATTATGCACGGATGCTCCGCTTAAAACACTAGCAAGAATCCCAGCATGAGCCACTCATCCGCTATGTGGATTTGAGCGAAGCCATATCGATAGAAAAGCGGTACTTCACATCGGACTTGAGAAGTCGATCGTACGCTTCGTTCACTTTATGGATAGGGATGACCTCGACATCGGCGGTGATGTTGTGTGTGCCGCAAAAATTGAGCATCTACTGGGTCTCGGGGATACCGCCGATCGGTGAGCCAGAAAGACTGCGACGCCCGAAGATGAGCCCGAAGGCTGAAAGAGCGAGGGGCTGCTCCGGCGCACCAACCAGGGTCAGGTTGCCGTCGCGGCCGAGCATGTTGAGATAGACATTGATGTCGTGCTCGGCGGAGACCGCGTCAAGAATGAAGTCGAAACTCCCGACATGTTTCTTCATCTCGCTGGCATTGCGGGAGACGACAACTTCGTCGGCGCCGAGGCGAAGCGCGTCTTCCTTCTTGTTGAGTGATCTTGGCGCCGATCGTCCTTCGGGAAATATTTTACCGCCTGCTTGTAGGCGATCAAGGTATGCATCTGCGTCAGACGGCATCGGCAGGAAGTCAGAGTCAACAAATCGCTCAGGCCATCTGTTGGTTGAAGGGTAGTTTCACCAGGTCATTCCGCATCGAGGATGCTCGCCAATCATGTCAACATGAGCACCTCCACCTTTCACCATCATTTTCGAACGATGACGGTGATGAGTCCTCTCCAGTACCAAAAGTGGCTGCGCTTGAACGAGGCTCGGCGGCTGATGCTCACCGAGCAGCAGGACGCCACAAGCGCGGCCGTTCACGTGGGGTATGACAGCCCCTCTCAATTCAGCCGAGAGTACAGTCGTTTGTTCGGCGCGCCACCGTTACGCGATATAACAACCTTGCGCGAAATGACCCGTTGACACGTGCCCTCGCGGTTTACCAGTAGTTGCATCGCCTCCTCTCTTTCCTCATTTCGAAGAGCGCTTAGACGACTATGAAAACTGCAGAGGAAGAGAGGGACAAAGCTCCGCGCATACGCCATCAAGCTTAGGGAGGGACGATACCGAGCTTTTGCATTTTGAATGGAGGGCAGTTCGCTTCAGCCCTAAGCGAACTGCTGCACCAGACGGCTCACCGCGTTCGTGTAACGCCCACAAAATTTGCCCCCGCTCGGCCTCTTCCCGCATCGGCGCAGAATTGAGAGCAAGACGAGTATCTGTCTGCAGTTCACCAATAATGTCTTCAAACCCGTGCTTGAGGCGGAGGTCCTCTTCCAGGTAAAGTTTCTCTTTTGTTAGTGTAGTGTTTCTTTAGTCCTTTGACATTGGCCGTTCGCACTGAGCTTGTCGAAGGGCAAGCGCTTTCAACTGATTCCGTTCATGCGGTGCGACGAGCTCACCCCAGAGTTCAACGGGTCGTTCCCGAGACAATCGAAAGACTCACCACGAACGGAAGGTGAATGAATTTATGAGACACTACACTAGCTGTGCCTTCACAGCGTCTGGTGTGTCCCGTCGCAGTACGGGGGTGTCTTGGTCCGCTTACATTGGCACAACGCCACTTCTTTCGTTTCGTCGACCGTAAATTCCATCGGCTCGAACCCAGTCCCTTCGTGCGACCCATCACAGAACGGTTGATCCCTCGATCGTCCACATGTACACCAGTAATAGGTACCTGCTTCCAGGGTCAGGACTGACGGCTCTTTTGCTGCCATGCGCGGTTGTCCCATGAGTACACCTCCCTCTGAATGGTTGAGACTGGCTTGCGCCGCCGAGTATATCGTTTCAGGACTAACTTCGCACGTCCTCTTGAACTATTCCCTTGTGCCTGGGCCTCTCTGGACCATCCCCTCCGGACGAGAACCTCCCCCTGACAGAACGATTAATTCATCAGGGCAACGCCATGTTTCACTCTTTTTATGGTATGTACGTGGCTCCGTATCAGCCATGGGACAGCCCATATCGGGTGCCTGTTCCTTAAGGAAGGGTCACCGTGCAACCCAATCCCGTCTTCTTTGACGACCTTGCCATCGTGTTTCTGGCCGCCGTTGTGGGCGGCATACTCGCTCGGATTGCTCGACAACCGCTCATTCTCGGCTATGTCCTGGGTGGTATCGCCATTGGTCCCTTTACCCCGGGGCCGACCATCTCGGAACCCCACGCCTTTGAGCTGTTCGCAGACATCGGTGTCATTCTCTTGATGTTCTCGATCGGACTTGAGTTTTCCGTCCAGGACCTCGTGCGCGTCAAATGGGTGGCCCTTGCAGGCGGCCTCCTCGGCATTCTTTTGTCGATCGGGTCAGCTCTCGTGATGGGCAACCTGCTCGGGTGGCCGACCACTCAAAGCATCATCATCGGAGCCGTCACGTCCATTGCGAGCACCATGATCCTTGTCCGTCTCCTGATCGATCGAGGAGAACTTCGTTCCATGCATGGACGGGTGATGATCGGCATCGTTCTGGTTGAAGACGTCGCCGTTGTGGCAATGACCGTGCTGATACCGGCCCTCGGAGAGTTTGACTCCGGACGGCTGTTGTTAATCGCTCAGGCGTTGGCAAAGGCCGTGCTCATTTTAGTGCCACTGGGCTACCTGGGTGCTAAGGTTATTCCTCACATCCTGACGCATGTGGCCAGAACCCAGAACCAAGAACTCTTCCTGTTGGTCACCCTGGCCATCAGCCTTGGAACCGCCGCCGTCACGCAGATGGTCGGACTCTCCCTCGCCTTGGGTGCCTTCCTGGCCGGCTTGATCATCAGCGCGTCCGAGTACGCGCATGAAACCTTGGCTCGATTGCTCTCGCTCCGTGACGCGTTCGTCGCACTCTTCTTCGTGACCATCGGCATTCTGATCGACCCACGCATCATCGTCGACAATCTTTCCCTCCTGGTTACGATGATTGGCTTGATCGTCATTGGGAAGTTTTTGACTCGCACCGTCGTCGTAAGGCTGTGCGGGTACCCATGGACGACCTCAACCCTGGTCGGGATCGGCCTCACACAAATCGGCGAATTCTCGTTCGTGTTGATCCAGACCGCACGATCGGCAGGTCAAATCGGCAGTGACGTATACAATGCCACGCTGGCCGCCTCTCTCATCACCATTCTGATCAATGCAGCACTCGTTCGATATGTTCCTCGTTGGATCGGTCGGAGACGTTTGGCCCATGCCCAGCTTGACGCGGCGCCCTGGCCCCCGGAAGGTGACACGCTTCACCAGCATGTCATCCTGTGCGGATTTGGACGGGTGGGCAGCTCACTTGGGAAAGCGTTGGAAGCGTTCAATCTTCCCTATGTCGTCATCGATCAAAATCCAGATGCGATCCGCCGGCTACAGATAAGAGGCACCCCCTGCCTCTATGGCGACTCCTCGCATCGCGAATTGCTGATCAAGGCCGGAACGGCGGACTCGTCTCTGATTATCGTGGCCTTACCTGACATTGAATCCTCTGCCCTCGCGGTGGCCCGCATACGCGATCTCAACGCCAGCGTTCCCATCTTGGCTCGTGTACACGGCCCGGCAGAAGCAGAACGGCTCACCGCTCTGGGAGTGAGTGAGATCATTCAGCCTGAGATTGAGACGTCGGCGACTCTCATCCGACATGCCTTGGCTTGGTTTGGAGTACCGAAGGACCGTATTCTGGACTATGTGGAGCGGTACAGGCAGCCTGTGGAAACCACGAGGCACCCGAGCTAACCGGGCAAAATGCTCATGACTCGACACAAGTATGGTCGCCATGGAGGTACGCGTCAAACCCTGGCCTAGCCACCCATCTCACCCTCACAAGACAGGTCTGCGGTCCAACGTTCCCCGATACCCTGTCGTTCAATCTTGATACCAGCCCCCCTATCCCGCAGGCTTACTGTTGAGTTTGTGTCCTACCCGGACAATAGCCTCGATGGCGAGGTGTCACTTCTCCGCCAAGATCAGTCAAGGCATATTCGACAGTGGGCGGAGAGGTGGCCATCACCTGCCGCGTGAGAATGCCGCCCCGCTCCAGTCGCTTCATGAGTGTGGCACAAAGCCTCAGAAGCGAGTCGGCAGCACACGAAGTGGACCGTTTAGTAGGCTGCTAGCCGAACAGTTTTGCTGCGACTTCGGCGATGCGCCGCCCCTGATAGCGTGCACCTTCCAGGTCGATCTCACTCGGCTGGCGACTGCCATCGGGTCCGGCAATAGTGGTCGCACCGTACGGGGCTCCGCCCACGATATCCTTGTCGTTCATTTGGCCGGCATGCCCATAGTCGAGTCCGACAATCGTCATGCCGAAATGCAGCAGATTGGCAATGATTGAGAAGAGCGTGGTTTCCTGCCCGCCATGCTGAGTCCCTGTCGAGGTAAAAGCCCCGCCCACTTTGCCGTTCAGGGCACCACGCGCCCACAATCCGCCCCCCTGGTCCAGGAACGCCGCCATCTGCGACGAGATGCGACCGAAGCGCGTGCCGGTGCCTACGATGATGGCGTCATAGTGCTCCAACTCGGCGATGGTCGCGATCGGAGCCTTCTGATCTAGTTTGTAATGCGCCTTCTGGGCGACGGCTTCCGGGACAGTTTCGGGCACCCGTTTGATGTCCACGTCTGCGCCTGCTGAACGAGCGCCCTCGGCAATGGCATGCGCCATGGTCTCAATGTGGCCGTAGGATGAATAATAGAGAACGAGAATCTTGGGCATGGTTACTCCTTGAGTGCAATGCGGCGGGATCTGCGAAGCCCCGCCTGCAGGATTACAAGATAATGATCAAACCACCTGACGAAGCAGGTGGACATAGTCTCGGCCAGCGATGTTCTTATCGCCATGGGCATGAACATGCTGAATATGGGGACCGTGGTGATGGTGCTTCTGCTGTCCGTTCATTTTTCCCAATGCTCGACGAACACGAATCAGCCCGGCGCCCCAGGATCCTCAAACAGGTCATAGCTGATGTTCACCGAGCTCGCGACGCGACGGCTCAACTAAGGCGGCAAGGTCGCGCTTGAGGAACCGGCCCCACCGCTACCTCTGGTGCATCATTCCACTTCAATCCTCACTGTCGCTTCGGTATTCAGCGCGTCATGATCTTGGCTCGCCGCCACAAGCTTGATCTCGTGTGAGCCACGCGCGAGTCCCTTGACCACCCCTTTAAACCCCTTTTGATACTCTCCATCCACATAACAATGGATGTGCGTTGCTTGAACGCCCTTCGACAGCCTATATCGCACTTCAACGGAATCTCCTTTTATCACCGAGCCCTGCGCCGGGCTCACGATCGTGAGTTGGCCGCGGTCGTCATCGGCCGTCCAACCGATCGTGCCGCCTCCTAATGACAACAGGCCGATCAGCACTGACATCACAACAACACGAATCATTTTGCACCTCGTTGAATGATGATTGATTCCTGACTTCGCGTGATCGTATTGCTCCAGCGCACCATAACAAACCTCCGTTCTGCCGACATTCCTCCCAACAGGGTCGCCTGGCGCTCGGCTGTCGGAGTCAGCCCGATGTCGGTCCGGCCCGTGTGCCGCATGGACGCACTCCATTCCATCTCACGATGACGAATCAGCTGGATTTGCTGAGTTGGCTCACTCATGTCCTAAATCCCACCCCTCATTCCATCCTCCGCTTCCAATGCCTGCCCTTCCAGCAGATTCTGCCGGTCATCTATCGCGTACTAGCCACCGCCGTCACGACACCTTCATCGCCAAGGCCTGATCAAGGTTGACGGCGGCGCTGATGAAGGACAAGTGAGTAAACGCCTGTGGAAAGTTGCCGAGCGCATCACCGCATGGGCCGATCTCCTCCGAATACAGCCCGAGGTGGTTGGCGTGACCCAACATGCGCTCAAACAACAGCCGCGCCTCTCTCAGTTTGGCGCGATCGACGCGCCCCGCTCGGGTCAATGCTTCGACCAGCCAAAACGAGCATATGGTGAACGAGCCCTCTTCCCCGGTGAGGCCGTCCTCTCCCGTTCCGCTGTCGTAGCGGTAGACCAACCCGTCCGACACGAGGCCTCCGTGTTTCGGCGAACGGTTGATGGCGTCCAGCGTTTTCAGCATTCTCGGATCGTTCGGGGACAGGAAAAACATGAGCGGCATGATGAGATTTGAGGCATCCAGCGCCTCACTGCCGTAGTATTGCACAAAGGCCTGCCTCGTGGAACTCCAGCCCTTCACCATGATCTCCTCGTAGATTTGGTCTCTGACCTGAAGCCAGCGCGCGCGATCCGCAGGAAACGACCGCTTATCGGCCAATCGAAGGCCTCGATCCATCGCAACCCAGCACATCAATTTCGAATACACGAAATGCCGACGGCCGCCGCGCACCTCCCAGATGCCTTCGTCCGGCTGCTGCCAGTTCTCACAGAGCCAATCAAGCTGGTTCCGGATGCGCGTCCACAGTTCATATCCGATCGGCATCACATGTTTGTTGTACAAATACACTGCGTCGAGGAGCTCACCGTAGATGTCCAGCTGTAGTTGGTTGTATGCGCCGTTGCCGATTCGCACCGGTCGGGATCCTCGATAGCCGTCCAAATGATCGAGCGTCTGTTCCGTCAGATCGCGGCGTCCGTCGATGCCGTAAGCGATTTGCAACGATCCATCTGACTCCGCCGCTCGCGCCTCTAGCCATCGCATAAAGCTGACCGCTTCGTCGGTAAAGCCGATCCGCAAGAGACTGTAGAGTGTAAACGCGGCATCCCGAATCCATGTATAGCGATAATCCCAGTTTCGGCCTCCGCCGACGGTCTCCGGCAAGCTGCACGTCGGGGCGGCAATGATGGCACCGGTCGGTTCGAACGTCAGGAGTTTCAGTGTCAGTGCTGAGCGGTACACCATTTCCCGCCAACGACCGGTATAGGTGCATTTGGACAACCAACGGCGCCAATAGTTTACCGTCTGCTCAAAGAGTTCATCGGCTTCACCCGCTGAAGGACAGGGACCTTGGTCTTTGTCGGATTGCATGCCCCCGAGCACGAACACCGCCGCCTGCTCCTCATGTAGGACAAAGACTGCCGCCGCCCCGCGATCATCTGCCGTGAGCGGAATATCCGTCGTAAGCCTCAAGCTAAGATCGGCAGAATGGAAACTCGCGCCTTGTGCGGTAATGATCGTGCGATGAGCTTCCCGCGCATAATCAAAGGCGGGATGACATCGCAGGCGAAACTCCATGCTGCCCTGCCTCACTCTCACCCGACGAATCAGTGAGTGCCGCCAGGCGGAACCGCTCGACAAGCCGGGCGGCATGAAATCTTCGACCTCGGCGATTCCACCCGCCGCGTAGAAGCGGGTCATCAAGATATTCGTATCCGGCCAGTAGAACTGCTTGGTCCTGACCCCCTCGTGCGTGGAGGCAATCTCAAATCGGCCGCCTTTGTCATGATCGAGAACGGCTGCGAACACGCTCGGAGAGTCAAAGTGGGGAAAACAGAACCAGTCGATCGAGCCCCCCATGCTGACGAGCGCCGCCGTGCGCATGTTCCCGATGATGCCGTAATTCTGAATAGGGTGATACGTCATCGGCCGCACCTCCTCTGCGTAGGGCCCCGGTGAATCGACGAAGTCCGAACCGACCCTCGAAGAACGGCTTCACGAGCATGGGCAGATGCCACCCATCGAACACGGTGGAGACGGTCGATGCGCTGTTTCATGTGAACATCTCCCGCCGCTACAAGCGCTTTTCTTCCAGATCGTACACATCAAACCATACGTAGACCGGACGATGGTTGGGCACGAACTTGGGAATATATTCCTCCAGGTACTGCTGTGCTTGGAGGTTCATGTCGCTGAGTCTCATATCACGCAACCGGTTGTTCCATTTCAGCACTTCGTCCGGATCCTTCACCTTGGACCGTTCGGTGATCCATTGAGCGATATCGTCGTCTGTCGCGCCGGTGGCGACCACATCTTTGAATTGCTCCGGCGTGATGCCGGTGAATGCAAACCATTGACTTGCCAAAGAACAGGGCCAATAACTGTACTCGCCGTGCATGTCCAGGAGGAACGCTCGACACTTATCGACGCACCGCGCCGCAATGATATAGCCACCCAGCTTTTCACGAGGGCTGCGCGGGTAGTCTACGCGGAGATCCTTGGCCAACTGTCTCACTTTTTCAAGATTGTCATTCATTGCAGTAATCCTCCTATCGATGTCACTCCTGA from Candidatus Nitrospira nitrosa includes:
- a CDS encoding pirin family protein encodes the protein MKKIAGILRADGGHWVGDGFPVRSLFSYHHDSADVSPFLLFDYAGPHRFSPTDQPRGVGQHPHRGFETVTIVYDGEVAHRDSAGNGGTIGPGDVQWMTAARGIIHEEFHSPNYSKTGGPFRMVQLWVNLPAKDKMSPPGYQAITSADIPVVPLTGGTARIIAGEFRGAHGPARTFTPVNLWDVRLDQATDLTLDFPEGHNVMLAVLSGSVLINGTQKANEAEIVRLERDGKDITIHTDGEAIVLILTGTPIDEPVVGYGPFVMNTQEEIRQAALDFNSGRFGQVTAPQPTAR
- a CDS encoding alpha/beta hydrolase family protein, which codes for MCRAGFPGHFGEPWSNFEAVEIDFVIQYKHLIEAGDNVLTYDFRNHGNSGAANNGVCGIGQWEWRDCVGVKEYVDNHPQLSKMTVGLYGQCMGGISQYNAIARRPELFANVTCMCSPLVPSMTAVFQAFSELLKVAQYQELIDLELLKMGAFPAAEMAGQLYASKVTMPNLSLQVQNDAWTKNPEDGQKTFEMLGSKEKEMIWVEDMTHRFRDGYNYFGRYPEKILAFFAKHMK
- the hchA gene encoding glyoxalase III HchA, with amino-acid sequence MATEELDKRPTPDQAEDNAFFPSPYSLGKFTSAKSDLDGTDYPNAYRGGKWKVLIIATDERYLLMQNGTMFSTGNHPVEMLLPMYHLHKAGFDFDIATLSGNPVKLELWALPKEDEAVQNIYHEYLDKMKRPLKLSDVIERNLGNDSHYIGVFIPGGHGALVGIPQSSEVKAVLKWAMNKDKHIISLCHGPASLLAAAVGESKDTYIFKGYKICVFPDAIDKKTPEIGYMPGSLPWFIGEKLKELGVEILNSDITGQTHQDRKLITGDSPFASNNVGKAAAKALLKEVGQG
- a CDS encoding CDGSH iron-sulfur domain-containing protein is translated as MGQPRMAAKEPSVLTLEAGTYYWCTCGRSRDQPFCDGSHEGTGFEPMEFTVDETKEVALCQCKRTKTPPYCDGTHQTL
- a CDS encoding cation:proton antiporter, giving the protein MQPNPVFFDDLAIVFLAAVVGGILARIARQPLILGYVLGGIAIGPFTPGPTISEPHAFELFADIGVILLMFSIGLEFSVQDLVRVKWVALAGGLLGILLSIGSALVMGNLLGWPTTQSIIIGAVTSIASTMILVRLLIDRGELRSMHGRVMIGIVLVEDVAVVAMTVLIPALGEFDSGRLLLIAQALAKAVLILVPLGYLGAKVIPHILTHVARTQNQELFLLVTLAISLGTAAVTQMVGLSLALGAFLAGLIISASEYAHETLARLLSLRDAFVALFFVTIGILIDPRIIVDNLSLLVTMIGLIVIGKFLTRTVVVRLCGYPWTTSTLVGIGLTQIGEFSFVLIQTARSAGQIGSDVYNATLAASLITILINAALVRYVPRWIGRRRLAHAQLDAAPWPPEGDTLHQHVILCGFGRVGSSLGKALEAFNLPYVVIDQNPDAIRRLQIRGTPCLYGDSSHRELLIKAGTADSSLIIVALPDIESSALAVARIRDLNASVPILARVHGPAEAERLTALGVSEIIQPEIETSATLIRHALAWFGVPKDRILDYVERYRQPVETTRHPS
- a CDS encoding winged helix-turn-helix transcriptional regulator, with the translated sequence MKRLERGGILTRQVMATSPPTVEYALTDLGGEVTPRHRGYCPGRTQTQQ
- the wrbA gene encoding NAD(P)H:quinone oxidoreductase, translating into MPKILVLYYSSYGHIETMAHAIAEGARSAGADVDIKRVPETVPEAVAQKAHYKLDQKAPIATIAELEHYDAIIVGTGTRFGRISSQMAAFLDQGGGLWARGALNGKVGGAFTSTGTQHGGQETTLFSIIANLLHFGMTIVGLDYGHAGQMNDKDIVGGAPYGATTIAGPDGSRQPSEIDLEGARYQGRRIAEVAAKLFG
- a CDS encoding histidine phosphatase family protein gives rise to the protein MSEPTQQIQLIRHREMEWSASMRHTGRTDIGLTPTAERQATLLGGMSAERRFVMVRWSNTITRSQESIIIQRGAK
- a CDS encoding glycoside hydrolase family 15 protein, with the translated sequence MTYHPIQNYGIIGNMRTAALVSMGGSIDWFCFPHFDSPSVFAAVLDHDKGGRFEIASTHEGVRTKQFYWPDTNILMTRFYAAGGIAEVEDFMPPGLSSGSAWRHSLIRRVRVRQGSMEFRLRCHPAFDYAREAHRTIITAQGASFHSADLSLRLTTDIPLTADDRGAAAVFVLHEEQAAVFVLGGMQSDKDQGPCPSAGEADELFEQTVNYWRRWLSKCTYTGRWREMVYRSALTLKLLTFEPTGAIIAAPTCSLPETVGGGRNWDYRYTWIRDAAFTLYSLLRIGFTDEAVSFMRWLEARAAESDGSLQIAYGIDGRRDLTEQTLDHLDGYRGSRPVRIGNGAYNQLQLDIYGELLDAVYLYNKHVMPIGYELWTRIRNQLDWLCENWQQPDEGIWEVRGGRRHFVYSKLMCWVAMDRGLRLADKRSFPADRARWLQVRDQIYEEIMVKGWSSTRQAFVQYYGSEALDASNLIMPLMFFLSPNDPRMLKTLDAINRSPKHGGLVSDGLVYRYDSGTGEDGLTGEEGSFTICSFWLVEALTRAGRVDRAKLREARLLFERMLGHANHLGLYSEEIGPCGDALGNFPQAFTHLSFISAAVNLDQALAMKVS
- a CDS encoding DUF5069 domain-containing protein, whose amino-acid sequence is MNDNLEKVRQLAKDLRVDYPRSPREKLGGYIIAARCVDKCRAFLLDMHGEYSYWPCSLASQWFAFTGITPEQFKDVVATGATDDDIAQWITERSKVKDPDEVLKWNNRLRDMRLSDMNLQAQQYLEEYIPKFVPNHRPVYVWFDVYDLEEKRL